The following proteins are encoded in a genomic region of Alnus glutinosa chromosome 8, dhAlnGlut1.1, whole genome shotgun sequence:
- the LOC133876522 gene encoding cleavage stimulation factor subunit 50 isoform X1, whose translation MENSVEQTLQDGKLYRHLNSLIVAHLRDNNLNQAASAVASATMTPLNVEAPPNKLLELFAKGLAVEKDEMLRGVTSSALFDLGTSLPASYGSIPAPRAAAVDFSAVQDTKGSSKSFPKHETRHLSEHKNVARCARFSPDGRFVATGSADTSIKLFEVAKIKQMLLPDARDGHVRPVIRTFYDHIQPINDLDFHPQNTVLISGAKDHTIKFFDFSKMTAKRAFRVIQDTHNVRSVSFHPSGDFLLAGTDHPIPHLYDVNTFQCYLSANVPEIGANGAINQVRNSSTGGMYVTASKDGAVRLWDGVTANCVRSIVGAHGVAEATSANFTKDQRFVLSCGKDSTVKLWEVGTGRLVKQYLGATHTQLRCQAVFNDTEEFVLSVDEPSNEIVVWDALTAEKVARWPSNHIGAPRWVEHSPVEAAFISSGTDRSIRFWKEIL comes from the exons ATGGAGAACAGCGTGGAGCAGACTCTGCAAGATGGGAAGCTGTACAGGCACCTCAATTCTCTCATCGTTGCTCATCTTCGTGACAACAATCTCAATCAG GCTGCAAGTGCAGTTGCTTCAGCAACTATGACACCGTTGAATGTTGAAGCCCCACCTAATAAGCTTCTGGAGCTGTTTGCTAAG GGTCTTGCAGTGGAGAAAGATGAGATGTTAAGAGGGGTTACATCATCTGCATTGTTTGATTTGGGTACTTCATTACCTGCATCATATGGCTCAATCCCTGCTCCTCGTGCTGCTGCTGTTGATTTCAG TGCTGTGCAGGATACAAAAGGGTCATCAAAAAGTTTTCCAAAGCATGAGACACGGCATCTTTCAGAGCACAAG AATGTAGCCAGATGTGCAAGATTTAGTCCTGATGGGAGGTTTGTTGCCACCGGAAGTGCAGACACATCCATAAAGCTGTTTGAG GTTGCAAAAATTAAGCAAATGCTGCTACCAGATGCAAGAGATGGTCATGTGCGACCTGTCATTCGGACGTTTTATGACCATATACAA CCAATAAATGATTTGGATTTCCATCCTCAAAATACTGTTCTGATATCTGGCGCCAAAGATCACACTATCAA GTTCTTTGATTTTTCCAAAATGACTGCAAAGAGAGCATTCAGAGTTATACAG GATACACACAATGTGCGTTCTGTATCTTTTCATCCTTCTGGAGATTTTCTTTTAGCAG GAACTGATCATCCAATCCCACACTTGTACGATGTCAATACCTTTCAGTGTTATCTATCTGCGAATGTGCCAGAAATTGGTGCTAATGGAGCCATAAATCAG GTCAGGAATTCATCTACAGGTGGCATGTATGTTACAGCATCTAAAGATGGTGCTGTTCGGTTATGGGATGGGGTAACTGCCAATTGTGTGCGCTCCATAGTTGGTGCACATGGAGTGGCTGAGGCAACTAGTGCAAATTTTACAAAGGATCAAAG GTTTGTTCTCTCTTGTGGGAAGGATTCGACTGTGAAGCTTTGGGAAGTTGGCACTGGAAGATTGGTCAAACAATATCTTGGAGCTACACATACACAGTTGCGGTGCCAG GCTGTTTTCAATGACACTGAAGAATTTGTACTATCCGTAGATGAACCAAGCAATGAG ATTGTAGTATGGGATGCTCTGACAGCAGAGAAAGTAGCACGGTGGCCGTCCAATCATATCGGTGCGCCCCGCTGGGTTGAGCACTCACCAGTAGAGGCAGCCTTCATTTCCTCTGGGACTGATAGGTCTATCCGGTTCTGGAAGGAAATACTCTAG
- the LOC133876522 gene encoding cleavage stimulation factor subunit 50 isoform X2, giving the protein MLRGVTSSALFDLGTSLPASYGSIPAPRAAAVDFSAVQDTKGSSKSFPKHETRHLSEHKNVARCARFSPDGRFVATGSADTSIKLFEVAKIKQMLLPDARDGHVRPVIRTFYDHIQPINDLDFHPQNTVLISGAKDHTIKFFDFSKMTAKRAFRVIQDTHNVRSVSFHPSGDFLLAGTDHPIPHLYDVNTFQCYLSANVPEIGANGAINQVRNSSTGGMYVTASKDGAVRLWDGVTANCVRSIVGAHGVAEATSANFTKDQRFVLSCGKDSTVKLWEVGTGRLVKQYLGATHTQLRCQAVFNDTEEFVLSVDEPSNEIVVWDALTAEKVARWPSNHIGAPRWVEHSPVEAAFISSGTDRSIRFWKEIL; this is encoded by the exons ATGTTAAGAGGGGTTACATCATCTGCATTGTTTGATTTGGGTACTTCATTACCTGCATCATATGGCTCAATCCCTGCTCCTCGTGCTGCTGCTGTTGATTTCAG TGCTGTGCAGGATACAAAAGGGTCATCAAAAAGTTTTCCAAAGCATGAGACACGGCATCTTTCAGAGCACAAG AATGTAGCCAGATGTGCAAGATTTAGTCCTGATGGGAGGTTTGTTGCCACCGGAAGTGCAGACACATCCATAAAGCTGTTTGAG GTTGCAAAAATTAAGCAAATGCTGCTACCAGATGCAAGAGATGGTCATGTGCGACCTGTCATTCGGACGTTTTATGACCATATACAA CCAATAAATGATTTGGATTTCCATCCTCAAAATACTGTTCTGATATCTGGCGCCAAAGATCACACTATCAA GTTCTTTGATTTTTCCAAAATGACTGCAAAGAGAGCATTCAGAGTTATACAG GATACACACAATGTGCGTTCTGTATCTTTTCATCCTTCTGGAGATTTTCTTTTAGCAG GAACTGATCATCCAATCCCACACTTGTACGATGTCAATACCTTTCAGTGTTATCTATCTGCGAATGTGCCAGAAATTGGTGCTAATGGAGCCATAAATCAG GTCAGGAATTCATCTACAGGTGGCATGTATGTTACAGCATCTAAAGATGGTGCTGTTCGGTTATGGGATGGGGTAACTGCCAATTGTGTGCGCTCCATAGTTGGTGCACATGGAGTGGCTGAGGCAACTAGTGCAAATTTTACAAAGGATCAAAG GTTTGTTCTCTCTTGTGGGAAGGATTCGACTGTGAAGCTTTGGGAAGTTGGCACTGGAAGATTGGTCAAACAATATCTTGGAGCTACACATACACAGTTGCGGTGCCAG GCTGTTTTCAATGACACTGAAGAATTTGTACTATCCGTAGATGAACCAAGCAATGAG ATTGTAGTATGGGATGCTCTGACAGCAGAGAAAGTAGCACGGTGGCCGTCCAATCATATCGGTGCGCCCCGCTGGGTTGAGCACTCACCAGTAGAGGCAGCCTTCATTTCCTCTGGGACTGATAGGTCTATCCGGTTCTGGAAGGAAATACTCTAG